From Deltaproteobacteria bacterium, the proteins below share one genomic window:
- a CDS encoding TRAP transporter large permease subunit yields MTRRLRAAEEGLAALALVAMVVLPIAEIVVRRLAGVGIPGSQPFVQHLTLWVGFLGAALAARDGRLLALAAATFVPAGRPRAAARVYAAAIGAAVATLLALASGEFIAITRDAGTIVAAGVPAWVTQLVMPAGLAAIALRLVWRAGTTPAARTLALLGLALGTLLWWKGPSAAGVPAWPGLLALLAAAVLGAPIFAILGGAAAWLYLVDGVTPAAILVETYALSVSPTLPAIPLFTLAGLVLAAGRSSERLLRVFRACFGWMPGGTAVVCAVLCSFFTVFTGGSGVTILALGGLLLPALLRDGYRERFSLGLLTASGSLGLLLPPALPLILYAVVAQVPVEDLFLGGLLPGFLMTSLIAAWGVREGLRGTTPRVSFVPGEAARALWAAKWELLLPVVVMAALFSGWATTVESAAVAALYALGVQGLVHRDLGPRELFRVLTECNVLKGSVLLILCVAVGLTGWLVNAQVPAQLLDWTRSHVASREVFLIGLNLFLLVVGSVMDIFAATVVVVPLIVPIALSYGVDPVHLGILFIANLELGYLMPPMGLNLLLASQRFDRPLVEVARAALPMLAILALGVLLVTYVPWLTHVMVALRPAP; encoded by the coding sequence GTGACCCGCCGGCTGCGGGCGGCCGAGGAGGGCCTGGCGGCCCTCGCGCTCGTGGCCATGGTCGTGCTGCCGATCGCCGAGATCGTCGTGCGCCGGCTGGCCGGCGTCGGCATCCCGGGCTCGCAGCCCTTCGTGCAGCACCTGACCCTGTGGGTCGGCTTCCTCGGCGCGGCGCTGGCCGCGCGCGACGGGCGGCTGCTCGCGCTCGCCGCCGCCACCTTCGTACCGGCCGGCCGGCCGCGGGCCGCGGCCCGCGTCTACGCCGCCGCGATCGGCGCCGCCGTGGCGACGCTGCTCGCGCTCGCCTCGGGTGAGTTCATCGCCATCACGCGCGACGCCGGCACGATCGTCGCCGCCGGAGTGCCCGCCTGGGTGACGCAGCTCGTGATGCCGGCGGGCCTCGCGGCGATCGCGCTGCGCCTCGTCTGGCGCGCCGGGACGACCCCCGCGGCGCGCACGCTCGCCCTCCTCGGCCTCGCGCTCGGCACCCTCCTCTGGTGGAAGGGGCCGTCCGCCGCCGGGGTGCCGGCCTGGCCCGGGCTCCTCGCGCTGCTCGCCGCCGCCGTCCTCGGCGCGCCGATCTTCGCGATCCTGGGCGGCGCCGCGGCCTGGCTCTACCTGGTCGACGGCGTGACGCCCGCCGCGATCCTGGTCGAGACCTACGCGCTCTCGGTGTCGCCCACCCTGCCCGCGATCCCGCTCTTCACGCTGGCCGGCCTGGTGCTCGCGGCGGGCCGCTCCTCGGAGCGCCTGCTGCGCGTCTTCCGCGCCTGCTTCGGCTGGATGCCGGGCGGCACGGCCGTGGTCTGCGCCGTGCTCTGCTCCTTCTTCACCGTCTTCACGGGCGGCTCGGGCGTCACGATCCTGGCCCTCGGCGGGCTGCTCCTGCCCGCGCTCCTGCGCGACGGCTACCGCGAGCGCTTCTCGCTCGGCCTGCTCACGGCTTCGGGATCGCTCGGGCTGCTGCTCCCGCCGGCCCTGCCGTTGATCCTCTACGCGGTGGTCGCGCAGGTGCCGGTCGAGGACCTGTTCCTGGGCGGCCTGCTGCCGGGCTTCCTGATGACGAGCCTGATCGCCGCCTGGGGCGTCCGCGAAGGCCTGCGCGGCACGACGCCCCGCGTGTCCTTCGTGCCCGGCGAGGCCGCGCGCGCCCTGTGGGCCGCGAAGTGGGAGCTCCTCCTGCCGGTGGTGGTGATGGCGGCGCTCTTCAGCGGCTGGGCCACGACGGTCGAGTCCGCGGCGGTCGCGGCGCTCTACGCGCTCGGGGTCCAGGGCCTCGTCCACCGCGACCTCGGGCCCCGCGAGCTCTTCCGCGTCCTCACCGAGTGCAACGTCCTGAAGGGCAGCGTGCTCCTCATCCTGTGCGTCGCGGTCGGCCTCACCGGCTGGCTCGTGAACGCGCAGGTGCCGGCGCAGCTCCTCGACTGGACGCGCTCGCACGTCGCCTCGCGCGAGGTGTTCCTGATCGGGCTCAACCTGTTCCTGCTGGTCGTCGGCTCCGTGATGGACATCTTCGCCGCCACCGTCGTCGTGGTGCCCCTGATCGTGCCGATCGCGCTCTCCTACGGCGTCGACCCGGTCCACCTCGGGATCCTCTTCATCGCGAACCTCGAGCTCGGCTACCTGATGCCGCCGATGGGACTGAACCTGCTGCTCGCCTCGCAGCGCTTCGACCGCCCGCTCGTCGAGGTGGCGCGGGCCGCGCTGCCGATGCTGGCGATCCTGGCCCTCGGCGTGCTGCTCGTCACCTACGTGCCGTGGCTCACCCACGTGATGGTGGCGCTGCGCCCGGCGCCCTAG
- the dctP gene encoding TRAP transporter substrate-binding protein DctP, translated as MRTARTLALTLALLAPALAAPAQGRPVTIKLASFVPEGSIWDKNLRQMGDEWRQATGGRVALTVFASGQQGEEATVVSKMRLDVLQGAALTVIGLGQIDPGFNVFAVPFFYDSYDELQAVRQALTPELEKRLEAKGFVLLGWGDAGWLQVFSKSRITTLAELKALPIYTATGDDRMVQWYKANGFQPRPLAFSDIPTALTTGLIEAVPITPIAALLLQWYRTAPHMLEIGISPLVGATIVTRKAWKAMSEADQKAVRTAAQAMQERLRTEVPEQDRDAIAEMQKRGLEVSAPSDPEAWREAGERFSALMAGSYVPAEVFERARAARDAFRREHGAAR; from the coding sequence ATGAGGACCGCCCGCACGCTCGCCCTGACCCTCGCGCTGCTCGCGCCCGCGCTCGCGGCCCCGGCCCAGGGCCGGCCGGTGACCATCAAGCTGGCCTCGTTCGTGCCCGAGGGCTCGATCTGGGACAAGAACCTGCGCCAGATGGGCGACGAGTGGCGCCAGGCGACCGGCGGGCGCGTCGCGCTCACCGTCTTCGCGAGCGGCCAGCAGGGCGAGGAGGCGACGGTCGTCTCGAAGATGCGGCTCGACGTGCTCCAGGGCGCGGCCCTCACCGTGATCGGCCTCGGCCAGATCGACCCCGGCTTCAACGTCTTCGCGGTGCCGTTCTTCTACGACTCCTACGACGAGCTCCAGGCCGTGCGCCAGGCGCTCACGCCCGAGCTCGAGAAGCGCCTCGAGGCGAAGGGCTTCGTCCTGCTCGGCTGGGGCGACGCCGGCTGGCTGCAGGTGTTCAGCAAGAGCCGGATCACGACGCTCGCCGAGCTGAAGGCGCTGCCGATCTACACCGCCACCGGCGACGACCGGATGGTGCAGTGGTACAAGGCCAACGGCTTCCAGCCGCGGCCGCTCGCCTTCAGCGACATCCCGACCGCCCTCACCACCGGCCTGATCGAGGCCGTGCCGATCACGCCGATCGCCGCCCTCCTGCTCCAGTGGTACCGGACCGCGCCCCACATGCTCGAGATCGGGATCTCGCCCCTGGTCGGCGCCACGATCGTGACGCGCAAGGCCTGGAAGGCGATGAGCGAGGCCGACCAGAAGGCGGTCCGCACGGCGGCCCAGGCCATGCAGGAGCGCCTGCGCACCGAGGTGCCGGAGCAGGACCGCGACGCGATCGCCGAGATGCAGAAGCGGGGCCTCGAGGTGTCGGCGCCCTCGGACCCGGAGGCCTGGCGCGAGGCCGGCGAGCGGTTCTCCGCGCTGATGGCCGGCAGCTACGTGCCGGCCGAGGTCTTCGAGCGCGCCCGTGCGGCGCGCGACGCCTTCCGCCGCGAGCACGGCGCCGCGCGGTGA
- a CDS encoding TRAP transporter TatT component family protein codes for MRTRSPRLLLPLLLLALGTAPGCSFRRLAMTGLADSLAGEGPTVFASDDDPELIRDAAPFSLKLIEALLVELPEHRGLLLSACSGFTQYAYAFPQADAELAGNTDYARVEALRTRARRLYTRGRDDCLRALELRHPGVGEALLRAPEDALGWAEPADVPLLYWTGASWGGAIALGLDRPDLVADLPAVRALFARALALDESWGHGAIHAALISLDAVPEAMGGSRARARQHFERAVELSEGASAAPYVSYAVGVALPGGDRAGFERLLEQALAVDPERDPSQRLANAIAQRRARHLLASAGALFAGAPAGGDAP; via the coding sequence GTGCGCACCCGTTCCCCTCGGCTCCTGCTCCCGCTGCTGCTGCTCGCGCTGGGAACGGCGCCGGGCTGCTCGTTCCGGCGCCTGGCGATGACGGGGCTCGCCGACTCGCTCGCGGGCGAGGGCCCCACCGTCTTCGCTTCCGACGACGACCCGGAGCTGATCCGCGACGCGGCGCCCTTCTCGCTGAAGCTGATCGAGGCGCTGCTCGTCGAGCTGCCCGAGCATCGCGGCCTGCTGCTCTCCGCCTGCTCGGGCTTCACGCAGTACGCCTACGCCTTCCCGCAGGCCGACGCCGAGCTCGCAGGCAATACCGACTACGCGCGCGTCGAGGCGCTGCGCACGCGCGCGCGCAGGCTCTACACGCGCGGGCGCGACGACTGCCTGCGCGCCCTCGAGCTCCGCCACCCGGGCGTCGGCGAGGCGCTCCTGCGCGCGCCCGAGGACGCGCTCGGCTGGGCGGAGCCCGCCGACGTCCCGCTGCTCTACTGGACCGGCGCCTCCTGGGGCGGCGCCATCGCGCTCGGGCTCGACCGCCCCGACCTGGTCGCCGACCTCCCGGCCGTGCGCGCCCTCTTCGCGCGCGCGCTCGCGCTCGACGAGAGCTGGGGCCACGGCGCGATCCACGCCGCGCTGATCTCGCTCGACGCGGTGCCCGAGGCGATGGGCGGCTCGCGCGCGCGCGCGCGCCAGCACTTCGAGCGCGCCGTCGAGCTCTCGGAGGGCGCCAGTGCCGCACCCTACGTGAGCTACGCGGTCGGCGTGGCCCTGCCCGGCGGCGACCGTGCCGGCTTCGAGCGCCTGCTCGAGCAGGCGCTCGCCGTCGATCCCGAGCGCGACCCGAGCCAGCGCCTCGCCAACGCGATCGCGCAGCGCCGCGCCCGCCACCTGCTCGCTTCTGCCGGCGCGCTCTTCGCGGGCGCGCCGGCCGGGGGGGACGCTCCATGA
- a CDS encoding exosortase system-associated protein, TIGR04073 family, giving the protein MGIRIRRAAFGLALLASLLPAAAEAAPHSAGRKFGRGLAAMTCGFLEVPGNVVETSRERGAGWGVTLGFAEGLGKLVVRELVGVYEFVTAPFPVPAGYRPILKPEYPWGYFD; this is encoded by the coding sequence ATGGGGATCCGGATCCGGCGGGCGGCCTTCGGGCTCGCGCTCCTCGCGAGCCTGCTCCCGGCCGCGGCCGAGGCCGCGCCGCACAGCGCCGGCCGCAAGTTCGGCCGCGGCCTCGCGGCGATGACCTGCGGCTTCCTCGAGGTGCCCGGCAACGTGGTCGAGACCTCGCGCGAGCGGGGCGCCGGCTGGGGCGTGACGCTCGGCTTCGCCGAGGGCCTCGGGAAGCTCGTGGTCCGCGAGCTGGTCGGCGTCTACGAGTTCGTGACGGCTCCCTTCCCGGTGCCGGCCGGCTACCGGCCGATCCTGAAGCCCGAGTATCCCTGGGGCTACTTCGACTAG
- a CDS encoding DUF4185 domain-containing protein, whose product MTSLRSSLRVTALAGALAGGFACAGLGAPGGPGAPPAQHACWPRFPYQEGWLGGDGAYSVPLSSRRSVWLFGDTFVGRPDQADRVGASLVHNSIGISECRGGRFAIDYAWGRAPDGTARAFLERPGGSAGWWWLFGGFVHESRLYLGLLEVERSAPQGSLALPFRTGATALARIENPGDEPQRWRVEVLPLARGTAGFPMSAFALSAPHLYLYTWREEADGRHPRILTRLPLAALEATPAELPDRLETFAGDGRWLAGFRPGEARVVMDDSASEMSIRHHPESGRWLALYGHPELSGRFPGTRPSDAVYLRSAPAPEGPWSERRLVFRIPELAPGPGADPNLGCYAAKEQPQFSRPGSLTFTYVCNLFAGLGQDPYEVLGRLQRSMDLYRPVAAAVTLPEPARGTRGGPPLDPTAGRH is encoded by the coding sequence ATGACGTCCCTTCGCTCCTCGCTGCGGGTCACCGCTCTCGCCGGGGCGCTCGCCGGCGGGTTCGCGTGTGCCGGCCTCGGCGCGCCGGGCGGCCCCGGTGCGCCCCCGGCCCAGCACGCCTGCTGGCCCCGCTTCCCCTACCAGGAGGGCTGGCTCGGCGGCGACGGCGCCTACTCGGTCCCGCTCTCGTCCCGCCGCAGCGTCTGGCTCTTCGGCGACACCTTCGTCGGTCGCCCGGACCAGGCCGACCGGGTGGGCGCGAGCCTCGTGCACAACTCGATCGGGATCTCCGAGTGCCGCGGCGGGCGCTTCGCCATCGACTACGCCTGGGGCCGCGCGCCCGACGGCACCGCCCGGGCCTTCCTCGAGCGGCCCGGGGGCAGCGCCGGCTGGTGGTGGCTCTTCGGAGGCTTCGTACACGAGAGCCGGCTCTACCTGGGTCTGCTCGAGGTCGAGCGCTCCGCGCCGCAGGGCTCCCTCGCCCTGCCCTTCCGCACCGGCGCCACGGCGCTCGCGCGGATCGAGAACCCCGGCGACGAGCCGCAGCGCTGGCGGGTCGAGGTGCTGCCGCTCGCGCGCGGAACGGCCGGGTTTCCGATGTCGGCCTTCGCGCTGTCCGCGCCCCATCTCTACCTGTACACCTGGCGCGAGGAGGCCGATGGCCGGCATCCCCGCATCCTCACCCGCCTGCCGCTGGCGGCCCTGGAGGCGACGCCAGCCGAGCTTCCCGATCGTCTCGAGACCTTCGCGGGCGACGGCCGCTGGCTCGCGGGCTTCCGCCCGGGCGAGGCCCGGGTCGTGATGGACGACAGCGCCTCCGAGATGAGCATCCGACACCATCCGGAGTCGGGTCGCTGGCTCGCCCTCTACGGCCATCCGGAGCTCAGCGGGCGCTTTCCCGGGACGCGCCCCTCCGACGCCGTCTACCTGCGCAGCGCGCCGGCGCCCGAAGGGCCGTGGTCGGAGCGGCGGCTGGTGTTCCGGATCCCCGAGCTGGCACCCGGCCCGGGAGCCGACCCGAACCTCGGCTGCTACGCGGCCAAGGAGCAGCCGCAGTTCTCGCGGCCGGGGAGCCTCACCTTCACCTACGTCTGCAACCTCTTCGCAGGCCTCGGTCAGGACCCCTACGAGGTGCTCGGCCGGCTCCAGCGGAGCATGGACCTGTACCGGCCCGTCGCAGCCGCCGTGACGCTGCCCGAGCCGGCGCGCGGCACCCGCGGCGGGCCACCGCTCGACCCCACCGCCGGCAGGCACTAG
- a CDS encoding alpha/beta fold hydrolase yields MPRARANGIELEYESFGRAGDPPLLLVMGLGAQMILWHDEFCGALAERGFHVTRFDNRDVGRSTWLDAAGMPDVLGALAAAGAGQPIDAPYRLSDMAGDAVALLDTLGAGSAHVVGASMGGMIAQTLAIEHPARVRTLTSIMSTTGHPGLPPARPEAMALLMTPMPAERAAQIERSVEASRVIGSPAYPSDPAELRALAERAYDRGVNPPGFARQLVAILASGSRRAALAGVRAPTLVIHGDADPLVPVEAGRDTAAAVPGARLLELAGMGHDLPRALWPAVVDAIVEHAGKA; encoded by the coding sequence ATGCCGCGCGCACGCGCCAACGGGATCGAGCTCGAGTACGAGAGCTTCGGGCGGGCGGGCGACCCGCCGCTCCTGCTGGTGATGGGCCTCGGCGCCCAGATGATCCTCTGGCACGACGAGTTCTGCGGCGCGCTCGCCGAGCGCGGCTTCCACGTCACCCGCTTCGACAACCGCGACGTCGGCCGCTCCACCTGGCTCGATGCCGCCGGCATGCCCGACGTGCTGGGCGCCCTCGCGGCCGCGGGTGCGGGGCAGCCGATCGACGCGCCCTACCGGCTCTCCGACATGGCGGGCGACGCCGTGGCGTTGCTCGACACCCTGGGCGCCGGGTCCGCCCACGTGGTGGGCGCGTCGATGGGCGGCATGATCGCCCAGACGCTCGCCATCGAGCACCCGGCGCGGGTGCGCACCCTCACCTCGATCATGTCCACGACCGGCCACCCGGGCCTGCCGCCCGCGCGCCCCGAGGCGATGGCGCTCCTGATGACGCCGATGCCGGCCGAGCGCGCCGCGCAGATCGAGCGCAGCGTCGAGGCCTCGCGTGTGATCGGGAGCCCGGCGTACCCGAGCGATCCGGCCGAGCTGCGCGCGCTCGCCGAGCGCGCCTACGACCGCGGCGTCAACCCGCCCGGCTTCGCGCGCCAGCTCGTCGCGATCCTGGCCTCGGGGAGCCGGCGCGCGGCGCTGGCCGGGGTGCGCGCTCCCACGCTCGTGATCCACGGCGACGCCGATCCGCTGGTGCCCGTCGAGGCGGGCCGCGACACGGCGGCGGCCGTGCCGGGCGCGCGCCTGCTCGAGCTCGCCGGCATGGGCCACGACCTGCCGCGCGCGCTCTGGCCGGCCGTGGTGGACGCGATCGTCGAGCACGCCGGGAAGGCCTGA
- a CDS encoding phosphorylase has protein sequence MSEARPLPAAADAAIRRARAAGALCPLATAAEEIREGGLRFAVRILADRPPVAPAGRADADPFADPDPALVVGAVSDTHLCLLNKFPVLERHLLFVTRSAAAQEAWLDAADWAALAAGLAAIDGLGFYNAGPLAGASQRHKHLQLVPLPLGAAAPAGRADAPALPIAPWLDAAAPGPGPVALPGAPFPSAFVRLAAGAWRDPSAIAARADAALAAVGVRPCPGEDGPRQSAPYNLLATRTWLLAVPRARAEVEGIPVNALGFAGSFVVRDGAGLARLRALGPLAVLRAAAG, from the coding sequence GTGTCGGAAGCACGACCCCTGCCCGCGGCCGCCGACGCGGCGATCCGCCGCGCCCGCGCGGCCGGCGCGCTCTGCCCCCTCGCAACCGCCGCCGAGGAGATCCGCGAAGGCGGCCTGCGCTTCGCCGTGCGGATCCTGGCGGATCGGCCGCCGGTGGCGCCCGCCGGCCGGGCGGACGCCGACCCCTTCGCAGACCCCGACCCGGCGCTGGTCGTCGGCGCCGTGTCCGACACCCATCTCTGTCTCCTCAACAAGTTTCCGGTGCTCGAGCGCCACCTGCTCTTCGTGACCCGCTCGGCCGCGGCCCAGGAGGCCTGGCTCGACGCTGCCGACTGGGCCGCGCTGGCCGCAGGCCTCGCTGCGATCGACGGCCTCGGCTTCTACAACGCCGGTCCCCTCGCGGGCGCGAGCCAGCGTCACAAGCACCTCCAGCTCGTCCCGCTCCCGCTCGGGGCCGCGGCGCCCGCCGGCCGCGCGGACGCCCCCGCGCTGCCGATCGCGCCCTGGCTCGACGCGGCAGCGCCCGGACCGGGCCCGGTCGCCCTGCCGGGCGCGCCCTTCCCGAGCGCCTTCGTCCGGCTGGCTGCGGGCGCGTGGCGGGATCCGTCCGCGATCGCCGCCCGTGCCGACGCCGCGCTGGCGGCGGTCGGCGTGCGGCCCTGTCCGGGCGAGGACGGCCCCCGCCAGTCCGCGCCCTACAACCTGCTCGCGACGCGCACCTGGCTGCTCGCGGTGCCGCGCGCCCGCGCGGAGGTCGAGGGCATTCCCGTCAACGCGCTCGGCTTCGCGGGCTCGTTCGTGGTGCGCGACGGCGCGGGGCTGGCGCGCCTCCGCGCGCTCGGGCCGCTCGCGGTGCTGCGCGCGGCGGCGGGCTGA
- a CDS encoding twin-arginine translocation signal domain-containing protein has protein sequence MSRLRPRELSQRLDHVAEDAVRRLARGLSRRSFLGRLGAALAGGATLPLLPVSRVSAAEPPAAAPEGIAGPAGDPASCEYWRHCAIDGFLCSCCGGSHTTCPPGTVQSPVTWIGTCRNPADGKHYVISYNDCCGKSFCARCYCHRNEGDRPAYLPQKSNDINWCVAAPSTVYHCSTAIVLGVAVAAPAEPAAAGSGEP, from the coding sequence ATGAGCAGGCTCCGCCCGCGCGAGCTGTCGCAGCGCCTCGACCACGTCGCCGAGGACGCGGTGCGGCGCCTCGCGCGCGGGCTCTCGCGGCGCAGCTTCCTGGGCCGGCTCGGCGCCGCGCTGGCGGGCGGCGCCACGCTGCCCCTGCTCCCGGTGTCGCGGGTCTCGGCGGCGGAGCCGCCCGCCGCCGCGCCCGAGGGCATCGCGGGGCCCGCGGGCGACCCCGCGAGCTGCGAGTACTGGCGCCACTGCGCGATCGACGGCTTCCTGTGCTCCTGCTGCGGCGGCAGCCACACCACCTGCCCGCCCGGCACCGTCCAGTCGCCGGTCACCTGGATCGGCACCTGCCGCAACCCGGCCGACGGCAAGCACTACGTGATCAGCTACAACGACTGCTGCGGCAAGAGCTTCTGCGCGCGCTGCTACTGCCACCGCAACGAGGGCGATCGCCCGGCCTACCTCCCCCAGAAGAGCAACGACATCAACTGGTGCGTGGCCGCGCCGAGCACCGTCTACCACTGCTCCACCGCGATCGTGCTCGGCGTCGCCGTCGCCGCGCCCGCGGAGCCGGCCGCGGCGGGATCCGGAGAGCCGTGA
- the mauD gene encoding methylamine dehydrogenase accessory protein MauD, whose amino-acid sequence MSALVVSNLLLWLAVVALAALVFALARQIGVLHERLAPAGALLLRGGPQVGDPAPAWAGADLAGRPIRLGGPSEDGRGTLLLFVAPGCPVCKSLLPVVRRVAAEEAARLRVVFASDGDEAAQRHFAAEHGLDRFPYVVSAELGLAHGVGRLPHAVLADAGGIVRAKGLVNSREHLESLLEAQARGVASIQEFVASSHEPAARAGEGGR is encoded by the coding sequence ATGAGCGCGCTCGTCGTCTCGAACCTGCTCCTGTGGCTCGCGGTGGTGGCGCTGGCCGCGCTCGTCTTCGCGCTCGCGCGCCAGATCGGGGTGCTCCACGAGCGCCTCGCGCCGGCCGGCGCGCTGCTCCTGCGCGGCGGGCCGCAGGTCGGGGACCCGGCCCCGGCGTGGGCGGGAGCGGACCTGGCGGGGCGCCCGATCCGGCTCGGCGGGCCGAGCGAGGACGGGCGCGGAACGCTCCTGCTCTTCGTCGCGCCCGGCTGCCCGGTCTGCAAGTCGCTGCTCCCGGTCGTCCGGCGCGTCGCCGCCGAGGAGGCCGCGCGCCTGCGGGTGGTCTTCGCGAGCGACGGTGACGAGGCGGCCCAGCGCCACTTCGCCGCCGAGCACGGCCTCGATCGCTTCCCCTACGTCGTGTCGGCCGAGCTCGGCCTCGCCCACGGCGTCGGGCGGCTCCCCCACGCGGTGCTCGCCGACGCCGGCGGGATCGTGCGCGCCAAGGGGCTCGTGAACTCGCGCGAGCACCTCGAGAGCCTGCTCGAGGCGCAGGCGCGCGGGGTGGCCTCGATCCAGGAGTTCGTGGCAAGCTCGCACGAGCCGGCGGCACGCGCCGGCGAGGGAGGACGATGA
- a CDS encoding methylamine utilization protein MauE produces the protein MIDPALHAVLRGGLALLFAGAAAHKLRDLHAFRVALGDYQLVPWVLTGLAAPGLAAAEAAAAALLLSPAARPWGFVGAAALLALYGAAIALNLLRGRRDIDCGCFGPALHVGLGGGLLARNAGLLLVAGAGFLPVAARPLGALDGATIAGALAFAAFAHAAATRLLASPPGAA, from the coding sequence GTGATCGACCCCGCCCTGCACGCCGTGCTGCGCGGGGGCCTGGCGCTGCTCTTCGCGGGCGCCGCCGCCCACAAGCTGCGCGACCTCCACGCCTTCCGGGTCGCGCTCGGCGACTACCAGCTCGTGCCCTGGGTGCTGACCGGGCTGGCGGCGCCGGGGCTCGCCGCGGCGGAGGCGGCCGCGGCGGCGCTCCTGCTCTCGCCCGCGGCCCGGCCCTGGGGCTTCGTCGGCGCCGCCGCCCTGCTCGCGCTCTACGGCGCCGCGATCGCGCTGAACCTCCTGCGCGGCCGGCGCGACATCGACTGCGGCTGCTTCGGGCCCGCCCTGCACGTGGGGCTCGGCGGCGGCCTGCTCGCGCGCAACGCCGGCCTGCTCCTCGTCGCCGGGGCGGGCTTCCTGCCGGTGGCGGCGCGCCCCCTCGGCGCGCTCGACGGCGCCACGATCGCCGGCGCCCTCGCCTTCGCAGCCTTCGCGCACGCGGCCGCCACGCGGCTGCTCGCCTCTCCGCCCGGTGCGGCATGA
- a CDS encoding amine dehydrogenase large subunit has translation MPRAPGPIAVAFALLLCAHATRAELPSEPVGQVAPAPAPAPHQVWIADFVLARTALLDGDSGRFLGMLSAGVGPIAPVFSQARGEIYLPETYYSRGSRGERSDLVTIYDVATLAPVAEVAIPPRRADIVHALALATLLDDGRFLALFNYSPATSVTIVDVAERRFVGEIQTPGCSLVYGAGPRRFFMLCGDGSLLVVTLDAGGAEQGRTRSAKHFDPMADPVTEKAVRRGNEWLFVSFAGVVHPVEVGGEALRFGERWSLFDDADRADSWQVGGTQHLAVHEDSGRLYALVHQGGPDGHKHPGSAIWVYDLATRTRVQTIGLRNLQAAFLAQMTGLESDPLLWLLERVVPNAGVDSIAVSQDAEPRLFGVSSAAGTIGVWDARSGAFLRYLENVGLAPSTLQAPWR, from the coding sequence ATGCCGCGAGCCCCGGGTCCGATCGCCGTCGCCTTCGCCCTCCTCCTCTGCGCGCACGCCACCCGTGCCGAGCTCCCGAGCGAGCCCGTGGGGCAGGTGGCGCCGGCCCCGGCGCCGGCGCCCCACCAGGTCTGGATCGCCGACTTCGTGCTCGCGCGCACCGCGCTCCTCGACGGCGACAGCGGCCGCTTCCTCGGCATGCTCTCGGCCGGCGTGGGCCCGATCGCGCCGGTCTTCTCGCAGGCGCGCGGCGAGATCTACCTGCCCGAGACCTACTACTCCCGCGGCAGCCGCGGCGAGCGCAGCGACCTCGTCACGATCTACGACGTGGCGACCCTCGCGCCCGTCGCCGAGGTGGCGATCCCGCCCCGCCGGGCCGACATCGTGCACGCGCTGGCGCTCGCGACGCTGCTCGACGACGGGCGCTTCCTCGCGCTCTTCAACTACTCGCCCGCCACCTCGGTCACGATCGTGGACGTGGCGGAGCGGCGCTTCGTGGGCGAGATCCAGACCCCCGGCTGCAGCCTCGTCTACGGCGCCGGCCCGCGCCGCTTCTTCATGCTGTGCGGCGACGGGAGCCTGCTCGTGGTGACGCTCGACGCGGGCGGCGCCGAGCAGGGCCGCACGCGCAGCGCGAAGCACTTCGACCCGATGGCCGACCCCGTCACCGAGAAGGCGGTGCGCCGCGGCAACGAGTGGCTCTTCGTGAGCTTCGCGGGCGTGGTCCACCCGGTGGAGGTCGGGGGCGAGGCGCTCCGCTTCGGCGAGCGCTGGTCGCTCTTCGACGACGCCGACCGCGCCGACTCCTGGCAGGTCGGCGGCACCCAGCACCTGGCCGTCCACGAGGACTCGGGCCGGCTCTATGCGCTCGTCCACCAGGGCGGCCCCGACGGCCACAAGCACCCCGGCAGCGCGATCTGGGTCTACGACCTCGCCACCCGCACGCGCGTGCAGACGATCGGGCTGCGCAACCTGCAGGCGGCCTTCCTCGCCCAGATGACCGGCCTCGAGAGCGACCCGCTCCTGTGGCTCCTCGAGCGGGTCGTCCCGAACGCGGGGGTCGACAGCATCGCGGTGTCGCAGGATGCGGAGCCGCGCCTGTTCGGCGTGTCGTCGGCCGCCGGCACGATCGGGGTCTGGGACGCGCGCAGCGGCGCCTTCCTGCGCTACCTCGAGAACGTCGGGCTCGCGCCGTCCACGCTCCAGGCGCCGTGGCGGTGA